Proteins found in one Lycium ferocissimum isolate CSIRO_LF1 chromosome 6, AGI_CSIRO_Lferr_CH_V1, whole genome shotgun sequence genomic segment:
- the LOC132059260 gene encoding LOW QUALITY PROTEIN: nuclear pore complex protein NUP1-like (The sequence of the model RefSeq protein was modified relative to this genomic sequence to represent the inferred CDS: inserted 2 bases in 1 codon), with amino-acid sequence MSTARDGTAAAGAYEGAGTGAGGKFRKKPFRRNQTTPYDRPPPPAQRNPSWLTKAVVDPASKLITNGAQRLFNSVFRKHLEPSTSMPLSLPPGPRQEPQNLPQESRPNEYAGALVEAGQGGDNDACSSGDGAFSELEQLLKQKTFTRTEIDCLTELLRSKAVDMPMGDEEKRAEAIQSRCALDSSSSLLEENNSVKVTSGGVVATPVMNSRILEDDIASPAELAKAYMGSRPSKVSPSMLSTRSQVVXEGTPLLTNAQYVQRSPVPSVTTRTPGFLGVRENGFTTPRSRGRSAIYSMARTPYSRVRQTDVQKATSSANYDYGGSSSSKPVSEHDILFGSKQALKRRSYVLDDDLGSVGPMRRIRQKPNLSFGASRLSTRVASAANLHPEVSKVVGDVEDNKTTPARHVAIPPKSSETAAKILEQLEKITPKGKSSESKLAAGKENKLTPNMLHGRALRSLEDLDSPKLLQSAQDSYKLENWSKILSPNPSESRQSEFKQYGHKSSVSESTVIAKKDTIFSFKDTQPNVETNSLEKNKSAAQPPLKKRAFKMSAYEDSFELEEDINSNGPSSQLAEGRGKLEISAADQKPLCAAEPTSKPAALLDVKTPPGVLDKRSDMETPDTGAVAVTVSNKTKETNVDMVPPFLFSSSTPVTGSKPGSSSSLSNLAFGRADGRPNPFQLDNSQKAVDSNGKLEASSSGPSSSISTSGIFSFGAPSSPSSNGLFAPSPAISATSALASGSFTNEVSTSSSNVGAPLTSITSTIGGTTGSSTASASSLFGSSAASSFSKEPLIKFGFSGVPPKTVSAPATTSTAETTDVNAKSESGTAFGNLKSSPFGGASFAATGSGSVMSTGTAGSTESQGSVFSTGGASLVRAETSVGGSGISAVSGSMPAPFSSSASLPSTANFPVFGSAPGTTGQVSASPSHNALVGSSNAASGIFSFGASSSSSSAAGSSSGPTNGTVPLAFTFGASSAAPSKTSVPATSSSATPGIFSFSGSSSASSTNAVNSSSSTTPSVFNFGGNTSSSSANTINTSAAPGIFNIGGSSSTSPANAGNTSTSASPGIFSFGASSSASLTNAASTVNPSPFHFGATSASSQASSTAGTFGSSWQPQKSPGFTSSFSSSTPSVFTFGASSSSFTTPSTSPVVFGSTPSAASGSAFLFGSTSSTNSLSQPMFGNSAFAASPGNNVNMEDSMAEDVVQAPAPAVSFGQPSVSPSPGGSAFGSAPSPFQFVGGQQSQAGPQNPNPFAASSLVQPAPQNSSPFAASNNLEFGGGGSFSLGSSGPDKSGRKIVKINRNKHKRK; translated from the exons GAGTATGCTGGAGCACTGGTGGAGGCAGGACAAGGAGGTGACAACGATGCATGCAGCTCCGGGGACGGCGCATTCTCAGAGCTTGAGCAGCTCTTGAAGCAGAAGACATTTACAAG AACTGAGATTGATTGCTTGACAGAACTTTTGCGCTCAAAAGCTGTAGACATGCCTATGGGAGATGAGGAGAAAAGAGCCGAGGCCATTCAATCTAGATGTGCATTGGATTCTTCAAGCAGCTTGCTGGAAGAAAATAACTCTGTTAAGGTTACATCCGGCGGAGTTGTTGCAACTCCTGTCATGAATTCCAGG ATTCTTGAAGATGATATTGCCTCTCCTGCTGAGCTTGCAAAAGCTTACATGGGGAGTAGGCCATCAAAGGTGTCACCATCAATGCTGAGCACGCGTAGTCAAGTTGT AGAGGGTACACCACTGCTAACAAATGCACAATATGTCCAAAGATCACCCGTTCCATCAGTGACAACTAGGACTCCTGGTTTTCTCGGGGTTCGAGAAAATGGGTTTACCACTCCGAGATCTCGTGGCAGATCTGCTATATACAGCATGGCTCGTACGCCATACTCTAGAGTTCGTCAAACTGATGTTCAGAAG GCTACCAGCTCGGCAAATTATGACTATGgtgggtcttcatcatctaagCCAGTGTCGGAGCACGATATACTTTTTGGTTCTAAGCAG GCCCTCAAGCGAAGAAGTTATGTTCTGGATGATGATCTTGGATCTGTTGGTCCCATGCGTAGGATTAGGCAGAAACCTAATCTATCTTTTGGAGCTTCACGTCTCAGCACGAGAGTTGCTTCTGCAGCTAACCTGCATCCGGAGGTATCAAAAGTTGTCGGAGATGTCGAAGATAACAAAACCACGCCTGCAAGACATGTAGCCATCCCTCCAAAGTCCAGTGAGACTGCTGCAAAGATATTGGAGCAACTTGAAAAGATAACCCCAAAGGGAAAATCATCAGAATCCAAACTAGCTGCAGGGAAAGAGAATAAATTGACACCAAACATGCTTCACGGACGAGCTCTCAGAAGCTTGGAGGATTTGGATTCACCCAAGCTGCTGCAGAGCGCACAAGATAGCTATAAGTTGGAGAACTGGTCTAAAATTCTTTCTCCTAATCCCAGTGAATCGAGGCAAAGTGAATTTAAACAATATGGGCATAAGAGTTCTGTTAGCGAGTCAACTGTTATAGCAAAAAAAGATACAATCTTTTCATTCAAAGATACTCAACCTAATGTTGAAACCAATTCCctagaaaaaaataagtctgCAGCTCAACCTCCTCTCAAGAAACGAGCTTTTAAGATGAGTGCATATGAG GATTCTTTTGAGCTAGAAGAGGACATAAACTCTAATGGGCCTTCATCTCAATTAGCTGAAGGGAGAGGGAAGCTAGAAATATCTGCTGCTGACCAGAAGCCCCTATGTGCTGCTGAACCCACAAGCAAACCTGCTGCTTTGCTGGATGTAAAGACACCTCCTGGGGTTTTAGACAAGAGATCTGATATGGAAACTCCAGATACTGGTGCGGTCGCTGTCACTGTGTCTAACAAAACAAAGGAGACAAATGTTGACATGGTTCCACCATTTCTGTTTTCATCGTCAACCCCAGTGACGGGGTCAAAGCCAGGAAGCTCGAGCAG CCTCTCCAATCTAGCGTTCGGCCGAGCTGATGGTCGGCCTAATCCTTTTCAGTTGGATAACTCACAGAAGGCTGTGGACAGCAATGGCAAATTAGAAGCATCATCATCTGGtccatcaagttcaatatcaacTAGTGGTATTTTCTCATTTGGTGCTCCATCCAGCCCTTCAAGTAATGGACTGTTTGCTCCCAGTCCTGCTATCTCAGCCACCTCTGCCTTGGCATCGGGTAGTTTTACAAATGAAGTTTCGACTAGCAGCTCGAATGTTGGTGCCCCGTTGACAAGCATTACGAGTACGATTGGTGGCACAACAGGAAGCTCTACCGCATCTGCTAGCAGTCTCTTTGGTTCCAGTGCAGCATCCTCGTTTTCCAAGGAACCTCTTATCAAATTTGGTTTCTCTGGGGTTCCGCCAAAAACAGTTTCAGCACCAGCAACAACTTCCACCGCAGAAACTACAGACGTGAATGCCAAATCTGAGAGTGGAACTGCTTTTGGCAACTTGAAGAGTTCACCTTTCGGGGGTGCATCTTTTGCAGCTACAGGCTCTGGATCAGTAATGTCCACGGGTACTGCAGGTAGTACAGAGTCTCAGGGTTCTGTTTTTAGTACAGGAGGTGCATCACTTGTTAGAGCAGAGACTTCTGTTGGTGGATCTGGCATTTCTGCTGTCTCAGGGAGCATGCCCGCTCCTTTCAGTTCATCTGCTTCATTGCCATCCACAGCAAACTTTCCTGTGTTTGGTTCTGCGCCTGGTACTACTGGTCAAGTTTCTGCTTCTCCTTCACATAATGCCCTAGTTGGCTCCAGCAATGCTGCTTCTGGAATATTTAGTTTTGGTGCAAGTTCATCATCTTCCAGTGCAGCAGGCAGTTCAAGTGGGCCCACAAATGGTACGGTCCCGTTGGCATTTACTTTTGGTGCCAGTTCTGCAGCTCCTTCAAAAACCAGTGTACCTGCCACGTCCAGCAGCGCTACTCCTGGAATATTCAGCTTTAGTGGTAGTTCTTCAGCTTCCTCAACAAATGCTGTCAACAGCTCCAGCAGTACTACCCCCAGTGTATTTAATTTTGGTGGTAATACTTCATCCTCCTCAGCAAACACCATCAATACTTCAGCTGCTCCTGGTATATTTAATATTGGTgggagttcttcaacttctcctgCAAATGCTGGCAACACCTCCACTAGTGCTTCGCCTGGCATCTTCAGTTTTGGTGCTAGTTCTTCAGCTTCCTTGACAAATGCGGCTAGCACAGTTAATCCTAGTCCATTCCACTTTGGTGCTACTTCAGCCTCTTCACAAGCCTCTAGCACTGCTGGAACTTTTGGATCTAGTTGGCAGCCCCAAAAGTCTCCTGGCTTTACTTCCTCATTTAGTTCTTCTACCCCCTCTGTGTTTACATTTGGagcatcttcatcttcttttacTACTCCAAGCACTTCACCAGTGGTCTTTGGATCAACACCCAGTGCCGCAAGTGGTTCTGCttttttatttggttcaacttctTCCACAAATTCACTTTCACAGCCCATGTTTGGTAATTCAGCGTTTGCTGCATCCCCTGGAAACAATGTTAACATGGAAGACAGCATGGCTGAGGATGTTGTGCAGGCTCCTGCACCTGCAGTTTCTTTTGGGCAACCTTCTGTTTCGCCCTCTCCAGGTGGCTCTGCATTTGGTTCAGCACCGAGTCCATTCCAGTTTGTCGGCGGTCAGCAGAGTCAGGCTGGTCCCCAAAATCCTAATCCATTTGCAGCAAGCAGTCTAGTTCAGCCTGCTCCTCAGAATTCTTCTCCATTTGCAGCATCAAACAATCTAGAATTTGGTGGTGGAGGGAGCTTTTCGTTGGGTAGCAGTGGCCCTGACAAATCAGGTCGGAAGATTGTGAAAATTAATAGAAACAAACACAAAAGGAAATGA